A single genomic interval of Adhaeribacter pallidiroseus harbors:
- a CDS encoding Gfo/Idh/MocA family protein — MTQQKIKVAIVGLGFGAEFIPIYQKHPNASMYAICQRNEEKLNEIGDAFGIEKRYTDYAELLNDPEVDAIHINTPIQSHAEQSLAALRAGKHVACTVPMATTVEECRQIVEAVKETGKTYMMMETVIYSREFLFVKEMYEKGELGKLQFIRASHQQEMAGWPGYWEGLPPMHYATHCVGPVLALPKAQAEYVSCFGSGRIDENLISKYGSPFAIESCHIKLKDSDLSAEVTRSLFNTARQYRESFDVYGSKKSFEWTLVEHEDNVIHTGETPEKVKTPDYAHLLPQEIQSFTQQGVYDSGENQHLSFIQGSGHGGSHPHLVHEFLTALVEGREPYPNAQQSANITCVGILAHESAVKGGEIIPLPDFTLA; from the coding sequence ATGACGCAACAAAAAATCAAAGTAGCCATTGTCGGTCTCGGTTTTGGTGCCGAATTTATTCCTATTTACCAGAAACACCCGAACGCTAGCATGTACGCTATCTGTCAGCGGAACGAAGAAAAGCTGAACGAAATAGGCGATGCTTTTGGAATTGAAAAACGCTACACCGATTACGCCGAGTTGTTAAATGACCCGGAAGTAGATGCCATTCACATTAACACCCCCATTCAAAGCCACGCCGAGCAATCGCTGGCCGCTTTGCGGGCGGGTAAGCACGTGGCTTGTACGGTTCCTATGGCTACTACCGTAGAAGAATGCCGCCAGATTGTAGAAGCCGTAAAAGAAACCGGCAAAACCTACATGATGATGGAAACGGTGATTTACAGCCGCGAATTCTTGTTCGTGAAAGAAATGTACGAGAAAGGTGAACTGGGCAAGCTGCAATTTATCCGGGCTTCGCACCAGCAGGAAATGGCCGGTTGGCCAGGTTACTGGGAAGGCTTGCCGCCCATGCATTACGCTACTCATTGTGTAGGACCAGTTTTAGCTTTGCCAAAAGCGCAAGCCGAATACGTGTCGTGTTTTGGTTCCGGCCGCATCGATGAAAACTTAATTTCGAAATACGGTTCTCCATTTGCCATTGAATCCTGCCACATTAAACTAAAAGATTCGGATTTGTCGGCTGAGGTAACCCGCTCCTTATTTAACACGGCACGCCAATACCGCGAAAGCTTTGATGTGTACGGTTCCAAAAAATCGTTCGAATGGACGTTGGTGGAGCACGAAGATAACGTAATCCATACCGGCGAAACTCCCGAGAAAGTAAAAACCCCGGATTACGCGCATTTATTGCCGCAGGAGATTCAATCGTTTACCCAGCAAGGCGTATACGACTCCGGTGAAAACCAGCACTTATCTTTTATTCAGGGCTCTGGTCACGGTGGGTCGCACCCGCACCTGGTACACGAGTTCTTAACCGCTTTAGTAGAAGGCCGCGAACCGTATCCAAATGCCCAGCAATCGGCTAATATTACCTGCGTGGGTATTCTGGCCCACGAATCAGCGGTGAAAGGCGGCGAGATAATTCCGTTACCAGATTTTACGCTGGCTTAA
- a CDS encoding sugar phosphate isomerase/epimerase family protein, whose translation MALNVKFGVSTWLWTSPFDSTTLALFPKIKSMGYDVVEIPVEDTSLIDAPKLKEALEANGLEGLICGAFGTTRDLTHEDELYQRNSIEYITQCFQISEAIGCSFVSGPMYSAVGKARLVSPEQKKVEWDRAVTNLQKVCAIADQYGQAIALEPINRFETDLINNAEDVMQLIRDINHPAAQVSLDGFHMNIEEPDIEKAILLTGDKLRHVQVSENYRGTPGTGQTRWDAFYRGLTAINYQGAVAIESFTPNVKELAGAVCIWRPLAESQDGFASEGIQFLKKWAKGEEKVKQEDGIASALIAK comes from the coding sequence ATGGCATTAAACGTAAAATTTGGCGTAAGCACCTGGCTCTGGACGTCCCCTTTCGATTCCACTACGCTGGCATTATTTCCCAAAATTAAATCGATGGGTTACGACGTAGTAGAGATTCCCGTGGAGGATACCAGTTTAATAGACGCTCCCAAGTTGAAAGAAGCACTGGAGGCAAATGGTTTGGAAGGTCTAATTTGCGGTGCCTTTGGTACTACCCGCGATTTAACCCACGAAGACGAACTCTACCAACGTAACAGCATCGAATACATTACCCAATGTTTTCAGATTTCCGAAGCCATTGGTTGTTCTTTTGTATCGGGTCCGATGTATTCAGCGGTGGGTAAAGCCAGGTTAGTTTCGCCGGAACAAAAGAAAGTTGAATGGGACCGGGCAGTTACCAACCTGCAAAAAGTGTGCGCTATCGCCGACCAATACGGCCAAGCCATTGCCTTGGAACCCATCAATCGTTTCGAAACCGATTTAATAAACAATGCCGAAGACGTGATGCAGTTAATCCGCGACATCAATCATCCGGCTGCCCAGGTTTCGCTGGATGGTTTCCACATGAACATTGAAGAACCAGATATCGAGAAAGCCATTCTTTTAACGGGCGATAAACTGCGGCACGTGCAAGTATCCGAAAATTACCGCGGTACGCCGGGCACCGGCCAAACCCGCTGGGATGCCTTTTACCGCGGCTTAACCGCCATTAACTACCAGGGCGCCGTTGCCATTGAAAGTTTCACCCCCAACGTAAAAGAACTGGCCGGAGCCGTCTGCATCTGGCGCCCACTCGCCGAAAGCCAGGATGGTTTTGCTTCGGAAGGCATTCAATTTTTAAAAAAATGGGCTAAAGGGGAAGAAAAGGTTAAGCAGGAAGATGGTATTGCGAGTGCTTTAATAGCAAAGTAG
- a CDS encoding PVC-type heme-binding CxxCH protein has translation MKRSIYLVLLIALLVGSCMKNPNSSQSNNQAPRRIEVLFLGHKSEHHNSDKYAPTLATALFSRGINITYTTTPTDLNSENLKKYDGLIIYANHEKIAPEQDQALTEFVESGKGFIPIHCASFCFQNSENYIKMVGGQFKSHKTGDFTAKITDAKHPTMQGITEFSTWDETYVHDKLNPDNKVLMTRDEGGRPEPWTWVREQGKGRVFYTAYGHDERTWNNPGFQKLIGNGVLWAVGDKLSKQVEKLALPTLTYVDAAVPNYEKRNPAPKFQNPLSPAESQKLIQVPVDFDLQLFAAEPDIINPISMAWDERGRLWVIETVDYPNEVREEDGVGDDRIKICEDTNNDGKADKFTIFADKLNIPTSIVFANGGIVISQAPVFLFLKDTNGDDKADVREVILEGWGKSDTHAGPSNLKYGLDNKIWGTVGYSAFKGTGENQNLAFSQGLYRFNPDGKNLEYLAKTSNNTWGLGFNENFDVFLSTANNTHSAYYYMPDKNLKRVLVGGSGAQGIKKIDGHYDMHTMTPNLRQVDVQGGFTAAAGHNLYTARNFPKEYWNRIAFVCEPTGRVVHNAIMEPSGAGYVEKDGWNFLASSDEWMGPVHAEVGPDGAVWVADWYDFIIQHNPTPTPERGGYQAENGKGNAYINPLRDHDKGRIYRVVYKNAKPYDPVKLDKTKPETLVAALNNDNMFWRTTAQRLIVEGKHQSVLPELYKIAANQSVDEIGVNAPAVHALWTMHGLGALSGSNPEALQVAIRALSHPAAGVRKTAIQVLPHTPEVKQALLKSNLINDPAQPTRLSAILALAEMPTASDIGQAIYTASLSPDNDKDPALAQALFVATAKHQAGFKEAMQKDGKAAESASAGLVPRITQSLDKDVRLLERWSRMPATEAPNVAGKEVTIKSAVIKPRTGKPSGVIMTHGDTNQGYGLYIDDDKVNLLVKQNGKPYSISAPVPQENRFEVVAQLAQNGKLALQLDGKTVAEGKAPGLFKQPLTSDLAIGVGGKDDKKFGPYKDDFNFDGNLSNTFLEVGSIVVTAVPATEKADVTINLKVVKEQMQFDKKTFTVKAGQVVELVLENPDFMQHNWVLVMTGMTDKVGAAADKLAADPKGAEKNYVPKMNEVIAATDLVNPEGRTVIRFKVPQKTGDYPYVCTFPGHWRIMNGVMKVTN, from the coding sequence ATGAAACGTAGTATTTATTTAGTTCTCTTGATTGCGCTGCTGGTGGGTAGTTGTATGAAAAACCCCAACTCCAGCCAAAGCAATAACCAAGCTCCCCGGCGAATCGAAGTCTTGTTTTTAGGTCATAAAAGCGAGCACCACAACTCCGATAAATACGCCCCCACCCTGGCCACGGCTTTGTTTAGCCGCGGCATCAATATCACCTATACCACCACTCCCACGGATTTAAATTCCGAAAATTTAAAAAAATACGATGGTTTGATCATTTACGCCAACCACGAAAAAATCGCACCAGAGCAGGACCAGGCGTTAACGGAGTTTGTGGAGAGCGGCAAAGGCTTTATTCCTATTCATTGCGCGTCATTTTGTTTTCAGAATTCCGAGAACTACATTAAAATGGTGGGTGGCCAGTTTAAAAGCCACAAAACCGGCGATTTTACGGCGAAAATTACGGATGCCAAACACCCCACCATGCAAGGCATTACCGAGTTTTCTACCTGGGACGAAACCTACGTGCATGATAAATTAAATCCGGATAATAAAGTACTCATGACCCGCGACGAAGGCGGCCGCCCGGAACCCTGGACCTGGGTGCGGGAGCAAGGCAAAGGCCGCGTATTTTATACCGCTTACGGCCACGACGAGCGCACCTGGAATAACCCCGGCTTTCAGAAATTAATTGGCAACGGTGTTTTATGGGCGGTAGGTGATAAGCTCAGTAAACAAGTAGAGAAATTAGCCTTACCTACTTTAACGTACGTAGATGCCGCCGTACCGAATTACGAAAAGCGCAATCCGGCGCCGAAATTTCAAAATCCGTTAAGTCCCGCCGAGTCGCAGAAACTCATTCAGGTACCCGTTGATTTTGATTTGCAATTATTTGCCGCCGAGCCGGATATTATCAATCCCATCTCCATGGCCTGGGACGAACGCGGCCGTTTGTGGGTAATTGAAACCGTAGATTATCCCAACGAAGTACGCGAAGAAGATGGCGTTGGCGACGACCGCATTAAAATTTGCGAAGACACCAACAACGACGGCAAAGCCGATAAGTTTACCATTTTCGCCGATAAACTGAATATCCCGACCAGCATTGTGTTTGCCAACGGCGGTATTGTTATTTCGCAAGCCCCGGTATTCTTATTCTTAAAAGACACCAACGGCGACGACAAAGCCGATGTACGCGAAGTAATTCTGGAAGGCTGGGGAAAATCTGATACGCACGCCGGCCCTTCTAATTTAAAATACGGTCTGGATAACAAAATCTGGGGCACCGTGGGTTACTCGGCTTTTAAAGGCACCGGCGAAAACCAGAATCTTGCCTTTAGCCAGGGTTTGTACCGCTTTAATCCCGATGGTAAAAACCTGGAATATCTAGCCAAAACCAGCAACAATACCTGGGGCTTAGGCTTCAACGAAAATTTTGACGTGTTTTTATCCACGGCCAATAATACGCACAGCGCGTATTACTACATGCCCGATAAAAATTTAAAAAGAGTGCTGGTTGGCGGCAGCGGCGCGCAAGGAATTAAGAAAATAGACGGCCATTACGACATGCACACCATGACGCCCAACCTGCGCCAGGTGGACGTACAAGGCGGCTTTACCGCGGCGGCGGGTCATAACTTATACACGGCCCGTAACTTCCCGAAAGAATACTGGAACCGCATTGCTTTTGTGTGCGAACCCACCGGCCGCGTAGTGCATAACGCCATTATGGAGCCGAGCGGTGCCGGTTACGTCGAAAAAGACGGCTGGAACTTCCTGGCTTCATCCGACGAATGGATGGGCCCGGTACACGCCGAAGTTGGTCCGGATGGCGCCGTTTGGGTCGCCGACTGGTACGACTTTATAATTCAGCACAACCCTACTCCTACGCCAGAGCGTGGCGGTTACCAGGCCGAAAATGGCAAAGGCAATGCCTACATTAACCCTTTGCGCGACCATGATAAAGGCCGGATTTACCGGGTAGTTTACAAAAACGCCAAACCGTATGATCCGGTTAAATTAGACAAAACCAAACCCGAAACCTTAGTAGCTGCTTTAAACAACGATAATATGTTTTGGCGTACTACGGCCCAGCGGTTAATCGTGGAAGGCAAACACCAATCTGTATTACCAGAATTGTACAAAATAGCCGCTAACCAAAGCGTAGACGAAATTGGGGTAAACGCCCCGGCAGTGCACGCGCTCTGGACCATGCACGGCTTAGGTGCATTATCGGGCTCTAACCCAGAAGCTTTACAGGTAGCTATCAGAGCTTTATCGCACCCGGCAGCGGGCGTTCGTAAAACCGCTATTCAGGTACTACCCCATACGCCGGAAGTAAAACAAGCTTTGTTAAAATCTAACCTGATTAACGACCCGGCGCAACCCACCCGTTTAAGCGCTATACTGGCCCTGGCCGAAATGCCAACGGCTTCGGATATTGGGCAAGCAATTTATACCGCTAGTTTATCCCCTGACAATGACAAAGACCCAGCCTTAGCGCAGGCTTTATTTGTAGCCACGGCCAAGCACCAGGCAGGCTTTAAAGAAGCCATGCAAAAAGACGGTAAAGCCGCTGAATCAGCTTCGGCTGGTTTAGTACCTCGTATTACTCAAAGCTTAGATAAAGATGTACGGTTACTGGAAAGATGGTCACGGATGCCGGCCACCGAAGCTCCGAATGTTGCAGGCAAAGAAGTAACCATTAAATCGGCGGTAATAAAACCAAGAACCGGCAAACCTAGCGGCGTAATTATGACGCACGGCGATACTAACCAAGGCTACGGCTTGTACATTGATGACGATAAGGTAAACTTGCTGGTAAAACAAAACGGCAAACCTTATTCTATTTCTGCTCCTGTGCCGCAGGAAAACCGCTTTGAAGTGGTTGCGCAATTAGCGCAAAATGGCAAGTTGGCCCTGCAACTCGATGGTAAAACGGTAGCTGAAGGCAAAGCGCCAGGTTTGTTTAAACAACCGCTTACCTCTGATTTAGCTATTGGTGTAGGTGGAAAAGACGACAAAAAATTTGGCCCCTATAAAGACGATTTTAATTTTGATGGTAATTTATCAAATACCTTCCTGGAAGTAGGTTCTATTGTGGTTACCGCGGTGCCTGCCACCGAAAAAGCCGATGTTACCATTAACCTGAAAGTGGTGAAAGAACAGATGCAATTCGATAAAAAAACCTTTACCGTAAAAGCCGGTCAGGTGGTAGAATTGGTACTGGAAAATCCGGATTTTATGCAGCACAACTGGGTACTGGTAATGACCGGCATGACCGATAAAGTTGGTGCTGCCGCGGATAAACTAGCCGCCGACCCGAAAGGCGCTGAGAAAAATTACGTGCCCAAAATGAACGAAGTAATTGCCGCTACTGACTTAGTGAATCCCGAAGGCCGTACGGTAATCCGGTTTAAAGTTCCGCAAAAAACCGGCGATTACCCTTACGTGTGTACCTTCCCGGGTCACTGGCGCATCATGAACGGGGTTATGAAAGTAACGAACTAA
- a CDS encoding PLDc N-terminal domain-containing protein, with translation MMLYIGGLGTLEILVISVLVLVPLIFMLWALVEVLRSDFKDSTTKLLWVLVILFITPLGWILYFLIGRKQRLTT, from the coding sequence ATGATGTTGTATATTGGTGGTTTAGGAACATTGGAAATACTGGTGATTTCCGTGCTGGTCTTGGTTCCTTTAATCTTCATGCTCTGGGCCTTGGTGGAGGTATTACGAAGTGATTTTAAAGATAGTACTACCAAACTATTGTGGGTATTGGTTATTCTTTTTATCACTCCCCTCGGCTGGATATTATACTTTTTAATCGGTAGAAAACAAAGACTAACAACGTAA
- a CDS encoding phytanoyl-CoA dioxygenase family protein — MNETLTTPAIYPLSANSIEAYQRNGHILLREVASTEEVKGYRIAINAAVAKYNTETRALSERDTYGKAFLQIMNLWEQDETVRRFVLAKRFAQIAAALMGCENVRIYHDQALFKEPGGGFTPWHQDQYYWPLDTNKTITLWMPLVDITEEMGIMKFASGSHTDGYIDKLGISDASQSYLEHYIRKHEFPVSTTSYMQAGDATFHSGWTLHGAPGNNSHTMREVMTIIYFSDGARAIEPDNKNREADLERWLPGVKPGELAASPLNPVVL, encoded by the coding sequence ATGAACGAAACGCTCACTACTCCCGCCATTTATCCGCTTAGTGCCAATAGCATAGAAGCGTACCAACGGAATGGCCATATTCTGCTGCGCGAAGTAGCCAGCACCGAAGAAGTAAAAGGCTACCGGATAGCCATTAACGCGGCCGTTGCCAAATACAACACCGAAACCCGGGCTTTATCGGAACGCGATACTTACGGCAAAGCTTTTCTGCAAATAATGAACCTTTGGGAACAAGACGAAACCGTTCGGCGGTTTGTGTTGGCGAAACGCTTTGCCCAAATTGCCGCGGCTTTAATGGGTTGCGAAAACGTACGTATTTACCACGACCAAGCGCTTTTTAAAGAACCCGGTGGGGGTTTCACCCCCTGGCACCAGGACCAGTATTATTGGCCCCTCGATACCAACAAAACCATTACCCTTTGGATGCCGCTGGTGGATATTACCGAAGAAATGGGCATTATGAAATTTGCTTCGGGCTCGCATACCGATGGATACATTGATAAACTCGGTATCTCGGACGCTTCGCAGAGTTACCTGGAACATTATATCCGAAAGCACGAATTTCCGGTTAGTACCACCTCTTACATGCAAGCCGGCGACGCTACCTTCCACTCCGGCTGGACCTTACACGGCGCTCCCGGCAATAATTCCCATACCATGCGCGAAGTAATGACCATTATTTACTTTTCCGATGGTGCCCGCGCTATCGAACCCGATAACAAGAACCGCGAAGCCGACCTGGAACGCTGGCTACCCGGCGTAAAGCCTGGCGAATTAGCCGCTAGTCCGTTAAATCCGGTGGTGTTGTAA
- a CDS encoding AraC family transcriptional regulator, with protein sequence MRALLEKITATEQGSFSIREFKLPFFDAPLHFHPEIELTLIVTGRGKRIVGDSIADFGDGDLALLGSDLPHYWHSDKQYQGHGLRAHAIVIQFSPQFLGPYFFAAPEMTNIRKLLDKAQQGLTFHNSTRTETAGRMQNLLQLNGAKRLFELLALLDFLAGSPEQQQLASAGFSQYTNTHDSERINNVCQYVFNSFTEEVTITHAAALAHLSVPAFCYYFKKRTRRSFSQFVNEIRIGHACKLLIETNRTISDICFASGYRNLSNFNRRFKEIKHASPLEYRRQF encoded by the coding sequence ATGCGGGCTTTATTAGAGAAAATAACGGCTACAGAGCAAGGCTCTTTTTCGATTCGGGAATTTAAATTGCCTTTCTTTGATGCTCCTCTGCATTTTCACCCGGAGATAGAACTTACTTTAATTGTGACGGGCCGGGGTAAACGCATTGTGGGTGACTCTATTGCGGATTTTGGCGATGGGGATCTGGCCTTGTTGGGTTCTGATTTACCCCACTATTGGCACAGCGATAAACAATACCAAGGCCACGGGTTACGGGCGCACGCTATTGTTATTCAATTTAGTCCGCAATTTTTAGGGCCGTATTTTTTCGCGGCACCGGAAATGACAAACATCCGGAAGTTATTGGATAAAGCGCAGCAAGGCCTGACTTTTCATAATAGTACCCGCACCGAAACTGCGGGTCGTATGCAGAACTTGTTGCAACTAAACGGCGCCAAACGGCTATTTGAACTTTTGGCTTTGTTAGATTTTCTGGCTGGTTCCCCGGAGCAGCAGCAACTAGCAAGTGCAGGTTTTAGCCAATACACCAACACTCACGACAGCGAACGGATTAACAACGTATGCCAGTACGTATTTAACTCTTTTACCGAAGAAGTTACCATAACGCACGCAGCAGCACTGGCCCACCTGAGCGTGCCGGCTTTTTGTTATTATTTTAAAAAACGGACCCGGCGCAGCTTTTCGCAGTTTGTCAACGAAATCCGGATTGGCCACGCTTGTAAATTGCTCATCGAAACTAACCGTACTATTTCCGATATCTGCTTCGCCAGTGGTTACCGCAACCTTTCCAATTTTAACCGCCGGTTTAAAGAAATAAAACACGCCTCACCGCTAGAATACCGCCGCCAGTTTTAA
- a CDS encoding AraC family transcriptional regulator yields the protein MKPVIRKSANQTTGSFTVKRLHDPHFDPNWHFHPEYQLFLVLEGTGTRFIGDSIKHFEAGDLVFTGPNLPHLWRSDTVYFKGNPECQVQGIVVYFNANFLGPDFFNKPEMFGLKHLLQQSERGLEILGYTRDILTHQIKALEQLNGFDRILVLLEILHTLARSTEYNLLSSIGFTNTFKPSDTPRMQQVHDYVLTNFKNSISLETVAEVANMSPSAFCRYFKARANKTFYDFVSEIRIGHACKLLIEEKWAVTQICYECGYKTLSNFNSQFKVITGLSPLQFQKQYLRRNLPENKKAG from the coding sequence ATGAAACCTGTTATTCGGAAGTCAGCCAATCAAACAACCGGCTCTTTTACGGTTAAACGGTTGCACGATCCGCATTTTGATCCGAACTGGCATTTTCACCCGGAGTACCAGTTGTTTTTAGTGCTGGAGGGTACGGGTACGCGGTTTATCGGCGATTCTATTAAGCATTTCGAAGCCGGTGATTTGGTTTTTACCGGACCTAATTTGCCGCATTTGTGGCGCAGCGATACCGTCTATTTTAAAGGAAATCCGGAGTGCCAGGTACAAGGCATTGTGGTTTATTTTAACGCTAACTTTCTCGGGCCTGATTTTTTTAATAAACCCGAAATGTTCGGGTTGAAACACTTGCTGCAACAATCGGAAAGAGGTTTAGAAATACTTGGCTATACCCGCGACATTTTAACGCACCAGATAAAAGCCCTAGAACAGCTAAATGGCTTCGACCGGATACTGGTATTGCTGGAGATTCTGCATACATTAGCCCGATCTACGGAATACAATTTGTTATCCAGCATTGGTTTTACCAACACCTTTAAGCCTTCGGATACGCCCCGTATGCAGCAGGTACACGACTACGTATTAACAAATTTTAAAAATTCCATTTCGCTGGAAACCGTAGCCGAAGTGGCCAATATGAGCCCCTCGGCTTTTTGCCGGTATTTTAAAGCCCGGGCTAATAAAACGTTTTACGATTTTGTGAGCGAAATCCGGATTGGGCACGCCTGTAAATTACTCATCGAAGAAAAATGGGCGGTTACCCAGATTTGCTACGAGTGCGGTTATAAAACCTTATCTAATTTTAACAGCCAGTTTAAAGTTATTACGGGGCTTAGTCCTTTGCAATTCCAGAAGCAGTACTTAAGACGCAACCTTCCCGAAAATAAAAAAGCCGGATAA
- a CDS encoding DUF4476 domain-containing protein, producing the protein MIRLAALFCGLFFWGQSVVAFPAATATFFSKRGESFQFIFDGRFVNRGATNVIRLHDIPAGFHIAEFRIPSRRGVLVHRTKVFLEAGRQSEFMLQVMGYGHQAFVQKVAEKPLYRAYPDRRPSLPRYPQPGTYDDTDYPRDNDSYQLPEETDNNYGTDQCRDVLDNQQIDRLLQSMATKRSESSKESIARQALSQNSILAEDLKAILEQFQYEDTRLNFAKFAYNATCDRRNFYVVNDAFSYETSIRELEQYINQR; encoded by the coding sequence ATGATACGTTTGGCAGCCTTATTTTGTGGACTTTTTTTCTGGGGTCAAAGCGTAGTTGCTTTTCCGGCGGCTACGGCAACTTTCTTTAGTAAAAGAGGCGAATCTTTTCAGTTTATTTTCGATGGGCGTTTTGTGAACAGAGGCGCCACCAACGTTATTCGCCTGCACGATATTCCGGCGGGTTTTCATATTGCCGAGTTTCGGATACCTTCCCGCCGGGGCGTACTTGTGCACCGAACCAAGGTGTTTCTGGAAGCCGGCCGGCAAAGCGAATTTATGTTGCAGGTAATGGGTTATGGTCACCAAGCTTTTGTGCAAAAAGTAGCGGAGAAACCTTTGTACCGCGCTTATCCGGATCGTCGGCCCTCTTTACCCCGGTACCCGCAACCCGGTACTTACGACGACACAGATTACCCACGGGATAATGATTCTTATCAACTCCCAGAAGAAACAGATAACAACTACGGCACCGACCAATGCCGGGACGTGCTGGATAACCAACAAATAGACCGGTTGCTGCAAAGTATGGCCACAAAAAGGAGCGAAAGCAGCAAAGAATCTATTGCCCGGCAGGCCCTTAGCCAGAACAGTATTCTGGCCGAAGATTTAAAAGCCATTCTGGAACAATTCCAATACGAAGATACCCGCCTGAACTTCGCTAAGTTTGCTTATAATGCTACCTGCGACCGGCGCAACTTTTACGTAGTAAACGATGCTTTTTCCTATGAAACCAGTATCCGGGAACTGGAACAATACATTAACCAACGATAG
- a CDS encoding AIR synthase related protein, with product MENRYLRRGVSASKEDVHAAIKNIDKGLFPKAFCKIIPDMLGNDPDYCNIMHADGAGTKSALAYLYWRETSDLSVWKGIAQDAIIMNTDDLLCVGATDTILLSSTIGRNKNRIPGEVIAAIINGTEEILQMLRDNGIGIYSTGGETADVGDLVRTIIVDSTVTARMRRDEVISNHTIQPGDVIVGFASFGQATYETEYNGGMGSNGLTSARHDVFHKYLAEKYPESYDPGVPADLVYSGKYKLTDEVVGTGLDVGKLVLSPTRTYAPLVKEIFNQHRANIHGMVHCSGGGQTKVLHFTDQVHIIKDNLFDIPPLFQIIQQESQTNWAEMYKVFNMGHRLEIYLNEAYAADLLTIAQSFNIEAKIIGRVEASAQNQLTIKSTFGEFNY from the coding sequence ATGGAAAACAGGTACTTGCGGCGGGGTGTTTCAGCTTCTAAAGAAGACGTACACGCGGCTATCAAAAATATAGACAAAGGACTTTTCCCGAAGGCTTTCTGCAAAATTATTCCGGACATGTTGGGCAACGACCCGGATTACTGCAACATCATGCACGCCGATGGCGCGGGTACCAAATCCGCATTAGCGTATTTGTACTGGCGCGAAACCAGCGACTTATCCGTTTGGAAAGGCATTGCCCAGGATGCTATTATCATGAACACCGACGATTTGCTGTGCGTGGGGGCTACCGATACTATTTTACTGTCCTCCACCATTGGCCGTAACAAAAATCGGATACCCGGCGAAGTAATTGCCGCTATAATTAACGGCACCGAAGAAATTCTGCAAATGCTCCGCGACAACGGCATCGGCATTTACAGCACCGGTGGCGAAACCGCCGATGTCGGCGATTTAGTAAGAACCATTATTGTGGATAGCACCGTTACCGCCCGCATGCGCCGCGACGAAGTAATCTCGAACCATACCATTCAACCGGGTGATGTTATCGTGGGTTTTGCTTCCTTTGGGCAAGCTACTTACGAAACTGAGTATAACGGCGGCATGGGTAGTAACGGCTTAACTTCGGCCCGGCACGATGTTTTTCATAAATACTTAGCCGAAAAATACCCCGAGAGCTACGACCCAGGTGTTCCTGCTGACTTAGTATATTCCGGCAAATACAAACTTACCGATGAGGTAGTCGGCACCGGTTTGGATGTGGGTAAATTAGTACTTTCTCCTACCCGCACTTACGCGCCATTAGTGAAGGAAATTTTCAACCAGCACCGCGCCAATATTCACGGCATGGTGCATTGCAGCGGCGGTGGCCAGACCAAAGTGTTACATTTTACCGATCAGGTGCATATCATTAAAGATAATTTATTCGATATCCCGCCTTTATTTCAGATTATTCAACAGGAAAGCCAGACCAACTGGGCCGAAATGTACAAAGTATTTAACATGGGACACCGCTTGGAAATCTACTTAAACGAGGCTTACGCTGCCGATTTACTAACGATCGCGCAATCGTTTAACATCGAAGCCAAAATAATCGGGCGAGTAGAAGCCAGCGCACAAAACCAGCTTACCATCAAGAGTACCTTTGGCGAATTTAATTATTAG